From the Xenopus laevis strain J_2021 chromosome 7L, Xenopus_laevis_v10.1, whole genome shotgun sequence genome, the window CATGGCAAGCTTCCCATTGCTGTGTAAGAAGCAAAGCTGATCTCCCAACAGGAGGCCCAATGTGGAATGTACCCAACCGCTAAGGGAAAAACACAGCAATGTATCACATGTAGAGATCTGGACAACTCACTCATTAATTGCTGAAAGGTTCCACACCTACATATAGGGAGGGAGTAGGGTTTACTGCAGGGAGTTTCAATCTATTTTGGTTCAGTCTGAGGTTTAACATTTGgtctggacccccttagctcgtAACACagttacagatactgtatatgaaaaccCTGTTCTTTCAGTAATTTGACCTTAGATACAGGTACACAGTTACAtggaatacaaatacattttcatccCAAAGTTTACTCTAATTAGCCTTCaagctgggttttttttaagaTCATCTCTGAGGGAAAAGAGAAAGTCTCTATTTCAGACACTACTCCAGGCCTCCCATAGTGGGACCAGCCAGAACCACTGGCTTACTGGAAAGGGGTGGGGATAGAGCAGATTATGGGCATGAGCATGGCCAAAATGTTTAGGATTTCCATATTTGTAAcatctagagcaggggtgcccaaccttttataaccatgagccacattcaaatgtaaaaagagttggggagcaacacaagcattaaatcAGTTCCAGGGGAGCCAAATAACGGCAGTAaatatggtttttatacaaccaaaacttgcctccaagtcaggaattaaaaaataagcacctgctttgagaccactgggggcaacatctacagtaagtggttggtgagcaacatgttgctcacgaggcactggttggggatcactgatctagaggaaTGGGTGCTGTAAAGCTGAACATACACCAGTATACAAGGGCTGGGAAGGCAGATAGTCCTGACAAAGTCAGCATCTTTTTGGTCAGTGTCTCAATACAGCCTTGATTGGGGCTTAGGCAAAGGAAAGTCCAATGGGTACCTCATGAGACCGATCATTGAACAAGTTAGCCAAgaattcaatttcaaatttttcttaaCTGTGGACCTCTTTTCTACAATATCCTTGCTTAGGTGTGCTGTGTATACTAGATCTAATAATGTTGCAGGGTCATAAAATTGCATCCCAAATCTCTCTATGGTTTGTTGAAAATAATTAcagatttatatacatatatacatggtaGAGCCTCCATTACTTTCATTTcataagtcacatgattttaatgtATCTATCAGATCATGCTGATACCCTTGTAACTTCATGGTTCCTTGTCTGGCCAGACTAGCATGGTGGGCATGCAACCCCCGATGAATGGATTAGAAGGCTGGGCCTAGTTGCGACTGGCTATGATCATTTATATCAGAATTAGAGAAAATCATGGCAACTGGCATGTGTTCAGGGTCTTAATGCTGCAACCAGAAGATTAGTATCAAGTAAGACATTTAAAGATAAAAGGTGCCAACAGTATTGCTTTGTGGATAATCATCTGTTACTCAGAATAATACTGAGCTCTCCAGTTATACTTGCTAGCTATATGCAAGCACTGGGGATTGGCCAAACTGGTCTAAATTGCCCACTGTTCTGATCCTCAGTGGTCCCAGTGTCTTGCTTGTCAACATATTCTTAGTAGAGTCCCCGTCCCCCAATCCCTTATTTGACCAGATAAGTTTAGCCTTCTCCTAACTAGACCAAGCTACATCAACAATGACTATGATGGACATCCTAGCTGCCTTAGACTTGGATTAAATCCTATGATCAAGCTGGAAGCTTGTTCTAATCACTACAAACTCATTAATCAAATGGCATAACTTTGCATTATTTACTATGGCATGGTTTACACAAATGACTGCAGTTTGTCTGTCACTAGAACCTTCCTCAACCTgggagtatatttttttagttgttattaaTGGCAGATGatcttcagtttatttttgcaCAGACTACTTCAAACTTCAAAGATGCAATTCTCCAGTCACGTCATGTTATGAATGGCCCCATAAATCATGAGTTACACTGTGACTTGTGCATGCAGCTGTATACTAATCTGAATCTTTGTCTTATCTATCCCCCTGCATTTAAACTAGATCTGGATCGTTAAACAAGGAAATGAAAAGAAAGGCAGGAAATGATTGCAACTCACTTTTCTGGTTGCTTGTCTCCAATCTCTTTAATCTTCTCCTATAAGGACAAAGCAGAGAAACAACTTTTTTCTTAATACtaggaaacattaaaaaaaagctacTGATTTCCTTACACATACAAATTCCTACTAAATGTTTTGTGCAGACTTAGGCTACATTAAAATAAACGAATGGTATTTACTGATTCGATTTAATGTTTATTGCTACCTTACGTCAgcagcttattgcccagtgtatggggccctccgacgggcttccccaatcaatatcttgcCGAAAGTTGACCAGATGTTGATCAGCCAGGCTTAGAAATTCGGTTGGTTGATGCAGTCCTCGGTCTGACCACCCATTTTTTCCTCGTTGTGTTCCAATctttgagccctagggcccaacaattagATCGGCCCAACATCCCCCACTTGAAGGTGAGAATATCAAGGAGAGATCTGATCGTTTGGCAACCTTGCTATCTTAAGGCACAAACATATGGTAATAGTCTATAGAATTGCCTGATACACTGAAGTGCCACATATCAGAAACTGAATACCAAAGTATGTCAAAACTCTGTTTCCTCCTTCAGTTCATAAAACACTTAAACATCTACCAAAGAGTATCTGGTTTTCTCTCTTACACTCACACATAAATATGGTTCTGCTACTGTTATTTCATCAGAGTATTTGGCCACTTCCATTCTGTGATGCCATGGGAAATGTCTACACCATATTGATGATGTTATATGTGTGATCATGTGAGTATACCCATGTTGCCAGTTTAATAACTTTGCAGCTGATGATGCTATGAGTTGTAATTAAAATTATCTTGCTAGCTGTTCTATTCCTACTTTgcaaaaacatattatttatagGGATCCATGATGATTCATGATGGTGCATACTGGAATACTATATGGTAACAAAGGCAGTGTTTCCTTCTTTCCAATAAGATTTATTTTGAATGCACTAGGAAGAAAaaaacttctgattggttgctgtgggttattggCCAACATTCATGTAACTATAAATCTTGTTGAGTGGTGAAAAGATGTCGGTTTGATGGACTACagtcttttttaacccaaattaagtTTCTTAAGAATGTAATACAACATGGTTACATGCACCGAGGGCACAAGTAAaatctggattaactagcagttagactGGATATATAGAGAgtcaaaaagttgaacttgatggacatgtgtcttttttcaacctaacttactatgtaatttGGACTATATGACCCTCATACCTAATTTTTCTAAACCCAGCTTCAGTTAagccttttaatatttattagtttacttgataaaaaataagaaaaatgttatTACCCATACAACTTCTTTGATGAAGCTGGCAATCTTCATGACCAGTTTAGGGAAGTGTCCAGGATCCAATGCTCGTGTTGAATGTTCAAGGCAAAGACTGAAGAGGTAGGCAGCAGCCAGCTTAAAATCAGACCCAGGGTTACCAGTTTTCTCAATTATTTCTTTTAGCACTGAGTCCTCCTCTTGCGATCGATATTGGAGCACTGGTTCTCGGCTTTCTATGTAGGCTTGAACAGCCTCTTGTCTCTCCAGAAGTGATTGTCCACACATTTGACAAGAAAAAGCACCACTTAAACTTGGAGATGACCATGATTTTGGAAGCCAGGAAGGACGGTCTTGAGGCATTCTAGAGTCTTTGTACATAAACAAAAAATGCTCCCCAAGTCCCAATAAATCCCCTGTGTGAAGTTCTGTTTCTCTTTGGAGCACTCTACCATTATGTGTAACAAGAGCCCCCCTGTAAGGTCTTACACGTACAATGTATTTCTGCCCAGTGGAATCGAGGCGCCATACAGAACAATGTCGTGGGAGAATATCTGGTGCTGACAGAAAAGTGTCAACATACGGTCCCTTGTCCCTTAAAGATTTTTCTGCCCTGCCAAAGAGATGTTTCTTTCGTGTCATCACATATATGACAAAATCctgaaagcataaaaaaaaggcaaaaacaaacagataaaattataaaataactttATCAAATCTATTTGAGGTGTTCCGGTCTAAGTGACTATTACCTtcacacattttatttacatagccATGCTATCAATGGAATCAAGTAACATGCTGACAACTATTAATGTTATATAGAAAGAGTGTCTCATCTAACCTGGTCTTTGTTGTATCCTTGGAGAAGAAGAAAGTATGGGTGTTCAGCTGGAGGTTGAATCAAACACTGAGAAAGACGCTCAAAGTCTAAGTCCATCTGGTCCGCTGAATCGTCACGGGCACCTTCACTTGAATTTTTCATCTCAGAGTTCCCATCCTTTTGACTCTGATCAAGATCTTGTCCAGGATCCCCATCATTGGCCACCATGCTCTTTATGCTTTTCCTTTCTCTGCGCTTCTTACTATTGACATTAACATCGCTTATACTGCGGCGGAGTGAGACACTATCTTCTCTTTCCCTTAGTGGAGCATTTCCACCCGAGGCAGCTCTTGATCGGCTCTTCTGTAATCTGCGAGCTTGAGCATTTATACCTGTTGGAACATAATGtttgatagtttttttttcaattccactCACATAAATGTTTGATGATCTGATATACTTACAATATGGAACCATTTCACGGAGACCCTATGTAGTGTGACTACCTCCAGTGTGGATTTCTGGCTCAGGCGGTCAGGATAGAGTCAAATGTAAGAGATGGGGTAGTTTTTATGTTCTCAGCTGCATATTTACTTTCTTCCTTATTATTTACCTATGTTGTTCTTGTTCAAGTTAATTCTCCATGGCTTATTTCTCATTCTTGTCATATAACAGTGTCCTGAACAAACCTCAGAGTTTCTTGACAACTTTCAGGTTGTTTTTCAGTTCCCTATCATTTCATTCATAGTAACTTTTAAGGGCTTATTTAGCAAGAGCAACTATAGTTGTGGTCACGCAACTTGATCCTCTTTTCCGTAATTTCAACAATCATAATTCCCAGAAGTCTTTGTTATAGTTAACAGTTCTACGATAACCAACTTTCCCTAGACCCATTATGTTTTTGATTCTGCCTTCTTGAATATCcgttcaaaaaataaaaatgtttcatcaCAAAAGGTGCCTTTTTATTTACTCTCCATGccatatattaattttatttatctCCAAGAATatacaaaaccataaaaaatattttcccaaaaaaaaatccccagatttACACTGTTCAAATAAAGTAGGCAGTCAATCATTTCCCCCCTATtgtaagatataaggatattgtgtcactgaggagttccttCACTGTAGGTGCAGGCAGGTGCTTTtaggtatttttatacaggtcatgaaactccaaggtgacttttcatattttacaacagaggatGCATTATGAGTCATGATACAAAATCTTCagacatgacatcactaagcaccatttttaataatataatttagaTGATATTCATGACTCATGTGTAGAGTCATTCACTCTTACCTCACAGGATATATGAatccattgtatttatatttaacaaaagGCAAAGTCAAACCATAATATAACTGTCTAACCTTCTAGCAGCCtttctgctttttttatatttctactgTTTTTTAATTGCCCTAGTATTTCTCATAAATCTCAGAGTCACAGTTTTGCTGAGTAATTTCATGAGCAATTTCCTCAATGGACAATCTCTGCATGAATGTTCGCCAGCTATTCTCCTTTCCAACAATAAGAGCTGAAATAAGCATCAAGCGGTGCAGGAAGGGCTGCCTTCCTGGGCATTGGGGGAGCTACAAAGTTCTGTGCGTGGACTATAAATGCATTCATACTTTGTTGCTCTGATATAGGGAAAGTGAATACAACACATGGGGGTGGGATATATTTCCCCTCTTATTGTTCAATagtttttgcacaattttgtataaagaaatattaatttattttctaaatttcagctactattttatattttttaaatttttaccaAGGGCAATGGAAGAGGAATACATTACTCATGTATCATGGAGATATATCTGAGTGTTCAGTATAATATAAGATTACTTGGTTGCACAAAGTAAAGAGCAGCATAGTATGATATGAGGAGTCTTCAGATGGAGCTTTGAGATAACATTAAAAACCTTGCAGGGCAGCTGAATATCTGATGTTTTATGTTAATGAATCCTATAGGTAAAGTGCAGCTCTGGAACTTTTCTAAGCATCTTTGTAAAGGGGGAAGAAAAGTCATTagagtaataaaacaaaataatgtcaAGTATCAAGAGATAAGGTGTTTTATAGGATGGGGCATTGTTGGAAAGGACTTTATAAGGCAGAAAGAGTTGGAAACCATAGCCAGAGCTACGTGACGTTAGACAATCTTGAAAAGCCAAGTGGGAAGCGTTAGAAGAGATTGCACAGAATGGTTAATCTGGTACCGTGCCTCCCATCTAGACACAATAGTGCTGACAGATTTCCAAATTCCTTGTGGAATATACTTCATCCtggaatcatttccttttttgtgtTAGGCAACTGTTCTTTTCCTGGAAAGCAACTGCTTGCAAGGtgacatttggacaaaaaaatgccACGCCATTCTGCGGAAAAGCTATGACATCACTCCATAAATGGGTGTTCCATAATTTCTAAGATCTACTGACCTGATTTGAGTCTGCTCTCACAATATCATGTCTGAGATAATGGGCAAGGATGATATAAGTCTAATAACTACCAGGAAATGGCCAAGAAGACATACAGATTTATAGTCTTTAACAAGGAATGAACTAGGGTCATCTTTACTCCCATCCTGACAACTGTGTGCTTTACTCATGCTTTACTCACTGCATGATATAGGAACCTCAAGATACACTGAGCAATCGCCTACGAAGCCATTTGCTTTTCTCTGTTCTTTAAGGGTCTTGGTTGGATGAGAAAAATGGTGGCACAGTGCAAAACTATAAGCCCAGGCCAGTGCATTTTTATCATACAAAGAGAACCCATTCAGGGGAATAAGCAATTTAATTCACTAGGTGTGTCAAACATTCAGCTTCCATTAATATTTTCTATCAATTAAACTGTCCTACTATCATAAGAGACTTTCATTGTAATTGAATGGCCATCTAATAGTAAAGTTCAAAGCATGCATCAGTTTGACATAAAACAAgtgcaaattaaaatataattgatggccctgacattttaaataatggaagCTTGTTATGAGATTTAAGTGCTAATAAATGTATCTGATCAAACTAACactgcctttaataaaaaaaaaaatcatcagagTTATCCAGTTCTCTGCTGCAGTGGTGCAACCGCAATATGGTTGACCCTGGTAGACAGTAATCCGCCATCATTTATCCATTGTCATAACTAGGGGTCCTCAACTTTTCTTTTACCCTTGTgccaaatttgaatgtaaaaaaattccaagagcaacacaagcatgaaaaaagttcctggggatgccaaatatgggctgtgattggctattggtagcccctatgtggacttgcagcctaccagaggctctgtttggcagtactgggagcaacatccaatgggtttgagaggaacatgttgctcttggGCCACTGATTGTTGATCACTAGTCTGTACAAAGGTCTACTTGGCCTAGTGTGTTCAATAGACCTTACACAATTTCCAGCTCAGTGGGCTGACAAATGCCCCATGAGCCATTGCCTTTGAATTCGTAAAGTTTTTTAACACAAGCAATTGGATGAACATGCATTGAGCCCAAACATTTTATGGATCTTCATTCTCTATATATAACTTTGACTCTATAATTTGCAATgataaagtacaaacaaaaaataaaaatgaagataaaTAATCTCAATCACGTTCTAGTATTTTCTTCTGAAGGTAATTATTGCCGTTACAACATTACAGCTGCCCTGGCTTGAAAGGGTGGGTCTGATGTTTTTGGAGGTGACTGTCGCAAGAAAGTATTAATAgcaacatttcaacatttttacTAGGAAGAAAATGTTCTGAATAGGATGCAATATAATTACCCCATTAAACTGAGaggcaattttttaaatatatctatatgGTGCCTTGCTAAAGTATTCAGACCCTTGACCAGTTCGCTAATTTTGCTgaataataaatcatttgttgTTAATAAAAAGCCCAACCTACCTGCAGTTTCATTATCCTCAGCCATGGACATCTTCTCCACCTCTTGCTTGCGCCTGATTTCAAAGCGTCGAGAGAAGCCAGTTTTAGGCTTCCACATCTCTTGTAATACCAGAGGACGTTCCTGGTCCCCAATTATGCGCAGGTACTCCATCTTCCATTCCCCTTCAAGCCCTACAAAGCGCCCCACCACATCACACAGGACAAAGACTTCTGTTTCTGCATCGGCCACAGCGTATCTTTCTATGGCTTCCTTCACCAGTTCCTGTGCAGAGGAACGTGGTGTAGCCAAAACACTCTTATAGTTAGTCCCAGAAGAAATATCATCTCCAAATATTTTCAGGATACCGGGCAAGTTTTTTTGACTAGACAGCTCCACCAAGTCCTCTGGTACTGTGTCA encodes:
- the rasip1.L gene encoding ras-interacting protein 1 isoform X2; its protein translation is MFHEDRKEGSPRFGKLNFPVGLWINSPKKHFAKLGRRWPSAASIKSTSSDTTSRNNETVELRQPTKNKNNRHKRLSNLFHRSTNSIAGSISSGTGRWVSEKKLSEIIDTVPEDLVELSSQKNLPGILKIFGDDISSGTNYKSVLATPRSSAQELVKEAIERYAVADAETEVFVLCDVVGRFVGLEGEWKMEYLRIIGDQERPLVLQEMWKPKTGFSRRFEIRRKQEVEKMSMAEDNETAGINAQARRLQKSRSRAASGGNAPLREREDSVSLRRSISDVNVNSKKRRERKSIKSMVANDGDPGQDLDQSQKDGNSEMKNSSEGARDDSADQMDLDFERLSQCLIQPPAEHPYFLLLQGYNKDQDFVIYVMTRKKHLFGRAEKSLRDKGPYVDTFLSAPDILPRHCSVWRLDSTGQKYIVRVRPYRGALVTHNGRVLQRETELHTGDLLGLGEHFLFMYKDSRMPQDRPSWLPKSWSSPSLSGAFSCQMCGQSLLERQEAVQAYIESREPVLQYRSQEEDSVLKEIIEKTGNPGSDFKLAAAYLFSLCLEHSTRALDPGHFPKLVMKIASFIKEVVWEKIKEIGDKQPENQQDKGLPCSLGIEEVAVDLRPLMLWMSNSMELLNFVQRKILDLEKEWESEGSSQDALLSSDIEACEESMALLDEVIMYTFQQCVYYLTKTLYAALPALLESNPFTDPANLSDVGELSNMPEGTRGTLTIYQATLDLTRECELHPDLVSQTFGYLFFFSNASLFNTLMEKGNGEPFYQWSKAVQIRTNLDLVLDWLQGIGLGDIASEFFRKLSATVNLLCIPKTSLMKISWSTLRNDYPALSSAQLNHLLRNYHLGVGRSHPAAWEPPEEEKEEIANNIFESFTDHPPLILPCENFRLQLSQPINDDAFHRQLCQLRRFVWELEQKSLPANQRASYRVENSQ
- the rasip1.L gene encoding ras-interacting protein 1 isoform X1 yields the protein MFHEDRKEGSPRFGKLNFPVGLWINSPKKHFAKLGRRWPSAASIKSTSSDTTSRNNETVELRQPTKNKNNRHKRLSNLFHRSTNSIAGSISSGTGRWVSEKKLSEIIDTVPEDLVELSSQKNLPGILKIFGDDISSGTNYKSVLATPRSSAQELVKEAIERYAVADAETEVFVLCDVVGRFVGLEGEWKMEYLRIIGDQERPLVLQEMWKPKTGFSRRFEIRRKQEVEKMSMAEDNETAGINAQARRLQKSRSRAASGGNAPLREREDSVSLRRSISDVNVNSKKRRERKSIKSMVANDGDPGQDLDQSQKDGNSEMKNSSEGARDDSADQMDLDFERLSQCLIQPPAEHPYFLLLQGYNKDQDFVIYVMTRKKHLFGRAEKSLRDKGPYVDTFLSAPDILPRHCSVWRLDSTGQKYIVRVRPYRGALVTHNGRVLQRETELHTGDLLGLGEHFLFMYKDSRMPQDRPSWLPKSWSSPSLSGAFSCQMCGQSLLERQEAVQAYIESREPVLQYRSQEEDSVLKEIIEKTGNPGSDFKLAAAYLFSLCLEHSTRALDPGHFPKLVMKIASFIKEVVWEKIKEIGDKQPENQQDKGLPCSLGIEEVAVDLRPLMLWMSNSMELLNFVQRKILDLEKEWESEGSSQDALLSSDIEACEESMALLDEVIMYTFQQCVYYLTKTLYAALPALLESNPFTDPANLSDVGELSNMPEGTRGTLTIYQATLDLTRECELHPDLVSQTFGYLFFFSNASLFNTLMEKGNGEPFYQWSKAVQIRTNLDLVLDWLQGIGLGDIASEFFRKLSATVNLLCIPKTSLMKISWSTLRNDYPALSSAQLNHLLRNYHLGVGRSHPAAWEPPEEEKEEIANTDIFESFTDHPPLILPCENFRLQLSQPINDDAFHRQLCQLRRFVWELEQKSLPANQRASYRVENSQ
- the rasip1.L gene encoding ras-interacting protein 1 isoform X3 is translated as MGGSTSSDTTSRNNETVELRQPTKNKNNRHKRLSNLFHRSTNSIAGSISSGTGRWVSEKKLSEIIDTVPEDLVELSSQKNLPGILKIFGDDISSGTNYKSVLATPRSSAQELVKEAIERYAVADAETEVFVLCDVVGRFVGLEGEWKMEYLRIIGDQERPLVLQEMWKPKTGFSRRFEIRRKQEVEKMSMAEDNETAGINAQARRLQKSRSRAASGGNAPLREREDSVSLRRSISDVNVNSKKRRERKSIKSMVANDGDPGQDLDQSQKDGNSEMKNSSEGARDDSADQMDLDFERLSQCLIQPPAEHPYFLLLQGYNKDQDFVIYVMTRKKHLFGRAEKSLRDKGPYVDTFLSAPDILPRHCSVWRLDSTGQKYIVRVRPYRGALVTHNGRVLQRETELHTGDLLGLGEHFLFMYKDSRMPQDRPSWLPKSWSSPSLSGAFSCQMCGQSLLERQEAVQAYIESREPVLQYRSQEEDSVLKEIIEKTGNPGSDFKLAAAYLFSLCLEHSTRALDPGHFPKLVMKIASFIKEVVWEKIKEIGDKQPENQQDKGLPCSLGIEEVAVDLRPLMLWMSNSMELLNFVQRKILDLEKEWESEGSSQDALLSSDIEACEESMALLDEVIMYTFQQCVYYLTKTLYAALPALLESNPFTDPANLSDVGELSNMPEGTRGTLTIYQATLDLTRECELHPDLVSQTFGYLFFFSNASLFNTLMEKGNGEPFYQWSKAVQIRTNLDLVLDWLQGIGLGDIASEFFRKLSATVNLLCIPKTSLMKISWSTLRNDYPALSSAQLNHLLRNYHLGVGRSHPAAWEPPEEEKEEIANTDIFESFTDHPPLILPCENFRLQLSQPINDDAFHRQLCQLRRFVWELEQKSLPANQRASYRVENSQ